Within the Scleropages formosus chromosome 8, fSclFor1.1, whole genome shotgun sequence genome, the region cttaaatttatttatttagcagacgcttttctccaaagcgatttccaacgAACTCTAATTACTGTTATCGGctcacacatcttattcaccgcagtgacttacgctgctagatacactacttagaatgggtaactcatccatgcattagtggaacacactctctctgtcactcacacactatgggggaatctgaacagcatgcctttggactgtgggaggaaaccagagcacccagactaAAACCCatccagacacaggaagaacacgcaaaACTCCACacgactgagtggggatcgaacccacgttctcttgcaccacccagggactgtaagagagcagtgctacttgctatTCCACCATGCTGCCTTCCTCGCTCTGTTATTCCATCCCGCTTTCTCCTTGTTTCTCTTTCACTGTCACCCAACCCCACTCTGTCACCCCCGGAGGGTTGATGCGGCTGCTAGGATGACTGGCAGACAGCAAGCGCTTAGAAAGCACGTGCTGTGTCTCCAGACAGTGAGAAAGATTAAGAGAAGAGTGAGTTacagtggaaggtaacaaaatAATGAGATAATAACTGGAACTAGGAATGGATAGTTATACACAAGAGAAAGTAACAGCCAGGAGGATAGAAAGGGAACATTTTagaggaaaggggaaaaaaaaaaacaaacaaaagcagggCTTCCATGATACCAGGGTGGTGAACTCAACGATAGAGACTAGGTGGTAATGAGCACCTCGCGCAATCTCACTTCATCCTGCTCTCTCATATAGAAAATATGCTTAAGTAATATaagaattaatattatttattggtCTCAGTTTTGTCACtccatgtatacatttacattcattacatgtatttagctgacacttttgtccaaagcaacttatgttaGAGTTACAACCTtagaattatttgcccatttaaatagctgggtatttttttttttttttattataaaaaccaGGCAActttaagggtaagtaccttgctcaagggcactacagccagagatcaaacccgcaaccttcagatccaaaggcagcagctgtatccactacactacaagctcaactgcacatactgtgtgtgtgtatactgcatgtgtgtatgtactgcatGCTGCTGAAACCCAGAGGAATTTCCATCTGGGTTTAATTAAGTTTtgttaattcatttattcattccaaaCAACCAAACCATGACCCTTGCAATgcaatcttaaaaaaaaaaaaaaaaaaaaaagatttatcattCCAGTGTGCTCCATACCAACTGTATTCATTACAACTGCccacaaatatgaaatattatatgaaatatatacatataaaatatgagAAAGAAGTCAGTACAGTATTACAACTTAGATTTTATAGACACTGAGTAACATATGAAGGCCCAAGACAGGAATGGAGCCGGAAAGCCTTCATCAGCAGTGCTCTTCTATGTCCATGAAGCCTTGACCTGTAATTTTTCACACCTCAGTGCAAATTGCTCTCTATAAAAACAACTCTTTTGTATTGGAATATGCACAGAAGCTCTGACAGATGTTCTACAACCAGAAACAACCAGATATACTTTCAAATATTTCCTTCTTGAAATTAAAACCATTTCTTCCCCTAATTGAAACTGTATGGGGCAGAATAGATGTGCTTTATTTGTAAGCAATAGGTTTTTAAGAAAGAAATGGAAgttaatttctcagttttgcacatcaaaaacaggaaaacccAAACAAATCAAACTGTATCAGTGCCATAGCAGGACTaggacacagacacatttaaatgttaccTGGAAACTGGTCGTTCCTCCTCCTTTCCAAGGGGGGTTGCTTTCTCTTCACTGGGTGTACTGAATTCTAGATCAGCTGTGGGTGAAGCCGCTAGCTGGATGGGGCTGTAACGTGAGAAAAACAGGAGCTTTCTAGCATCCCAGACAGACAAGCAGACtgcatgacccccccccccccccccagccaaaGGGCAGGTAGACATACTGCACTTGGGTGACATCTGCTACTATCATGAGCGACAGCATTATGCTCAGCCCAACAAATCAATACTCTCACATGCTGTTCTACATCAACATTCTCCATATCGTCAGTCTTCACCGACATGCTCATATCAGAggaaattctgcagaaaataCTAAGTGACGATGAACAAAACTGGACTGAACTCAATTTATTAGCAAGAGACAAACGTCCAACACCAACCCAAAGCCATGTGTGTGCAAGGGTGTATTTACATGTGTAAGCTTGTGAGTGCTGTGATCTCTGTCCActgagtctgtctgtctgtgtgtgtgtgtgtgtgtgtgtgtgtgtgtttctactgtATGTGGGATACCAGTCCCCGCTCATCCCCCTGCTGTGAGCTGGTGAATAGGTCCATTCTTGCTGGTGGAACATGAGTTGATGTCAGCGCTGATGTCAGTCCCTTGTGATAAGAGGCTGCATTATTCTTATCAGTTTCTTTGTTTACTTCTAAATCTTAACCATTACATTCCTTTCATTGTTCCTGTGTAGTATTACTTCACTTACATAGTAtttcattacataaaaaaaCCCTTTTCAAATTTGTGTATTACTCATTGTGAATTAATAAGATAATTAAACTTTGTACttgttcacatttttgttgctgttacAAAAGACCTGGACTATTTATTCTAATTTCAGAACGTACAGGTTGAAATCTGTTTTGTATCCatatataagtgtgtgtgtgtgtatgtatgtatatattagatatatataatatatataatatatatacacacacacacatacttttttccccccggTGTTTCCCGTTATTATTGTCTTCAAGTTTATAAATGCAATTTCCTGACAGTTTCTTTGAAATACTAACTGCAGTTAGAGAAATtcattttacaacaaaaatatatttaaaaaaaaaaaacaacaacaaatcaTTCTTTCAATTGACTCAAAGATTTAAAAGGGtgtgcatgaatatttaactAGTTATCAATTACTATGACAGGCCATTTAATATTCCAGTACttgagacaaaacaaaaaaagaaaattttcagtTCTTCTGAAATATGCAGTACAAAGTAGCTTGTAAAGTTTCttacacgctcacacacacactcattcacagtACCTGAGATGGGAGAATTCCTTAATGTGTTCATGTGGTAGTTCATTTTGGGCTAAAGCTGCTGCATGTCTCAGGGACTCTACCAGACAGCCTGTGTCCTCAGAGGTCACTTCCGTTTGCTGGATTCTGTCCGCGTGTCTGCTATTATCGGTCACTTCAGTGACTGAGTATCCAGATGCATCTCTTCCCTGCTCTGGTGCTGCCTCTAGGTTCCCTTTGGATCCTTCAGTTTCAGGGAGTGAGCTGGCCTCTAAGACCCGTTCAAAGCTCCCACTTCCATGGACTAACCCTGCCTTGGAGTGTAGGGCGAGACAAGCGCTGCTGCAGTCTGCAGTGAGAGAGCCAGAGCCCTGCCAGTGGACAGGAAACCCAGGACTCCCTGGGACAGGCTCTTTCTGGGAGACATTTGTGGGTGGTGGACCTTGTTCCCTCGATGATGTCAGTGTTTCAGCTGGGGGCGGAGCCCCAACCGACAGCCCAGATGGAGCCTCGGGGGAGTCCCTCTCTTCCCAAGTCCCATCAGGTGACCTGTTCTCTAGCTGTTCTCCCTTTCCTCCTTCTGCCCAAGGAGCTGAGGACAGGACCTCTTTTCCTCCAGAAGCATGGCATGTCTCTTGCTGTGCCTCACTGCTGACAGGGCATTCTTGGAGCTCATGGCTGTCAAGGGAAAAGGTCTTTCCAGCTTCGGCTGGCAACACAAGCTTTGCTTCTTTCTTCATGCTGTCACCTTCCTTGCTGTGGAGCTTTGTGGGGCTGCCAAGATCCCTGTGACACGACCAAGGACCAGGATCACTTATCTCTACTTCTTGAACCCCTTGCCTGGTTGAGTTCAGAACTGTTTCATTATTCTCTGCAAGACTGTCATTATGAGTGTGCAACTGTCCCTCCATGAATAGGGGTTGCACTGCGCTCTGCCCTGGTTCGGTGGTATTGTCTGCATGGTCGCCTTCCACATACAGCCCGCTGACTCCTACAGGCGAGGAGATAACCTCTTCATCTTTGCTAGGATGACCACAGTCAACAGAGAACTCACTCATGGTCAGAGGCCATGTGGAGCACTCTGGtaactgcaaggcagcagctgtagcccCAGGTTGTTTCTTcaggtctgtgtggggtttcaGGCATTCCTGATCTCCACCATCAATATCAGCATATGGGGTGACACTtgcatttttcagaattaaatgATCAGATAAGGTCAGTGAATCTCTAGCTTGTCCAGAAGGGACCATGAAATCTTCGAGTGGAGTCTCCATTGCCTCCTCCAAGGTGCAGGCTTCTTCCTGGGACTCAAAAATACTGCATTCTTGACCTTTGATGCAACTCAGAGGAGACATATGGACAGTGGGAGCTGCGTTTCCTTCAAGTGTCAAAGTTATTTCCTCAGAGTCTTCTGTTACTGTTCCTTGACCCTTTTCCTCAATCTCATTCACTGCTAACTTGTCTGTGGCTGAAACAGATGGAATGGTACCTGACCCCATACTTTCTCTTACCCCATTCAGTGTCTGTGCCCTAACACCAGAGCTGAAGGAGAGCATATCTGATGGGTACCTGTTGCATGCCCCTTCAGCATTGCCAACAACTTCACCTAGAACCAGACCAGAGACTGTTACAGGTATTGTATTAACATCTGGCAGAGGTTCAGCTTTGTCTTGTGAACTCCCCTCTTGGAGTTTATAATTGGAGATCACCACTGTTATGTCCTGTCTTGGGTCCACACGTTCTTGTAAAGTTGAAGCACCTGGCTCTTCACCTTGGTTGCATTTCCCTGGGTCATTGTTGAACGTCCCCTCTCTCTGTTTGCTAGAtcccagctgctgcagcagacaTGGAGGTAGAGTTGTGCTTTGACTCTGAGAATAATCCATGCAAATCGTTCCAGAGGAACAGTCCTGATCCAAAGACATATGCAAGTCCCCACTTAATCCTTCATTTTGACTTGCTATGCTGTCAGACAGCCCCACACCAGCAGGGGCTAATCTGGGATCAGACCTGTCTTCAtatttttcctgtgtgtgtatttctccaaattctctgtgagtgtgtgctgctgctgctgcttctttttcctcctcagcACATAATTCTCTTTGCGTCTCCTGAATTTCAAGCTGgctgtctttttctgttttcttctctaAAAGTATACTGGGAGCTGAGCTGTAGGGGACTTCTGGCTTAATATCAATGGCTGATTTAGGGGGCTCATCTCCACCTGGCTCACCTTTGGTACTGATATGTCCTACGTTAAGGTCAGGAGCATTAAGAAGCTCAGCACTCTGTGCCTGAGCTGAAAGGGGTTTGCACATAACATCTCCAGCACCATGGGTTTCAATCAGCAAGTCTTTTTCAGCACTGAGGGACTCAGGATGAGTGGAGAGGACATCAGCCTCTACATCTTGGCTAGTCTCAGAGGGTTTCAACACAGGAGGGTCAGGAATGTGGTCCAGCCGAGCAGAGAAAAGTCCTGCTTTGGAGAGAGTTATAGGGTTAAGAGGTAAAATTTCAGGTCCAGAGGACAGAGGTATAGTAGCTGCAGGGGTTTTAGGTTCCAGCTCAGGTTTAGTTTGAGGAGAACCAGTGTTTTTATCCAGTGCAGTTCTGATGGAATCAGTTGTTAAATCTGGTTCAGTGATGGGCTCCACACTCAAAGGTTCAGTGGTGAGCACACTGGAAAGAGGGTTTATAGTGAGTGCGTTGCTCTTAGATGAATGTATAAGATTAGGGTCTGACCGCTTGTCTAATACCCCAGTGACTTCCAGTCCCACATCTTCACAGACAGGTTTGCTCACAGATTTGCTTTCAACAACACTAGTGCTGAAAAGTTTTACTTCAACCCcccctttctctttctttggcACAGGAAGTTCAGGTTCAGTTTTAGAAGAAATCCCACCCTGAGATGTTTGTGGGACTGAGGCCTTTGTGCTGTTAATCTGCTCTGCCTGCTTCTCCTTCCCCAATTCATCCCTCTCTGAGCCACTCAATACTGCAGCAGagatggtgacttcctgtctaaCCTGATCTCGTCTGACAGTAGCTCTGTCAGGTTGGTCTGCGAGAGGCGGAGTGACTAAGTATGACTCTGTAGAGAATGAATCAGCATGCTCACCTTTGTTTCTACCATCATTTGATGTTCCATTAtgcgagggagagagaaaggcaGATAGATTGGTGTGGTGAAGACTAGAGGCCTCCTGGGGAGATGTAGGAGGTATTTcctcttttccattttccacaTTCGAAGAACAAGCCACAGCTTCATGTGTCTTCTCCTGGTGCACTGTGTCCATGTGTAATGATGTTAGCTCACAGTCACTCAGAAGGTCCTGAGGACAGAGTAGCGGACCTAGAGTGGTAAGACTTGATGAAGCTGGGGTTTCGCTTTTAGCCGTAACAGGGGATGCGATACAGAATTCACTCTGCATTAAAACAGAAACCTCCATCTTTGAATCAGTAGGGACATCAGCAGTGGTCACATCACAAGCAGTCCTGACGTTATCAACGAGGTTGTGTAGTTTGATTGGTGggttttcagaaataattactCCATGTTCCCCAGAATGTTTTGCACCTGCACTTTCATCTCTGAAGGTCGGAGAGGTCAGCTCAGTGCTGGCTCCTGTTGAAGTTTCTctgtgtaaatcatcatcagCGATCTGAGGACTGGCAGGCGATGTtgtaaaagatttatttttttctagctCAATCAAGTCTGACTTAGGTGAAGCATCACACAGCGCCAGTAAGATGGACGTGCTCATTTTCTCGGACTGGTCTTTGTCCACTAATCCTGGTGAATCCCCTTTGATTATTCTGGTGTGCTCCTCTTTAGCAGCTGACACAGTCTCTCTATTCAAATCCCAGCCACCTGTTTTTGTTGCCTCCTTAGAATCTCCAGTATCCTTGACCTCTGGCCTCTGAATAGCCTCTTTCTCAGACTCTATTTGGTCAGCTGTTGGCATGAGGCCAATGTCActatttttcttccatttttcgTTAGACAAAGTGTCTGAGGCAACTTTGTTTTTAGGGTCAAATGTGGCTCTTTCATCAGACAACAGTGTTACTTCCTTGGCATCTATGTGCTCCATGAcagctgaatccctttcagttTCATCCCTCACCTCATCAACTTCAGGCTCAACTCCTTCTGCTTGGCTTCTCTGCTGGACAAAGTGCTCATGGTCCTCCAGTCCAAGAATGCTGCAACTGGCTGCTGGATCAACCACTCTTTTTAACTCTTGGATAGGTTCTGCCACCACTGCTTCTTCCTGGCTGCTCTGTTGGATGTTGTGCTTGAAGTCATTCAGTTCAGGTTTGCTGGAAACAGATGCTGGATCAGGCACCAAGGGTGGTAGTATTGATAGTTCAACCAGTACAGCATTGGTATTGGTCTGCTCAACAGAACGTTTCAAGCCCTTCAGTTCAGATTCATTGGTATCACATAGCTGATCAGGAACTGATAGTGGAAGAGTTTCTATGACTAAATCCTCTTGATTACATTGCTGAAAAGGGTCCTTCAAATCCTTCGGTTCAGGTTCACCGGCATCCGCTATTAGGGACAGAGATACGGCTGCATCTGGATTCTTGCTCTCTTGGACAGGGTCTTTAAGGTCCCTCAAATTAGATGCACTGGCATTAGCAGGTTGATCAGACACTGCTACTGAGACAGGTGCAGTTTCAGCCACCACTGCATTGGCTTTGTTACTCTGCTGGTCAGAATCTTTTGTGCCCTTCAGATTGACTTCATTGGCATCAACAAGATGACTAGATACTGCTACTGATAGAGGTAGAGACTCAGTCTGCATTGCATCTAAATCGTTGCTCTTCTGAACATGGTCCTTTATATCCTCTGGGTCCTTTATTTTGGATTTGCTAGCACCAATGGGCTCATCAGATACTCTAAGTGACAGAGGTAGAGTTTCAGCAAAAACTGTAAGTACGTCGTTGCAGGGTTGAACAGGGTCCTTCAGTGTGAGTTCACAGGCATCAATGGGTTGATCAAATGCTGTTAGCGTCACAGGTACAGTATCATCAGTCACTGCTGCATCTGCTTTGTTGTCCTGCTGCTTAGGGTCTGTCAGTTTAGGTGCAACTAACGGCTCTCCTGTTATCGATGGCAGTACTGGTTCCATCACTGCTGCATTTGCCTGGCTGCTCTCCTGTACTGCATCTTTCATGTCCTTCAATTCAGGATCTctggcagcagctggtggaGCTGCTTCTGTTGGTGGCACTGGTGGTAACTCTGGGTTCTTAAGGCTAAAGAACTCCTGGAAGGTGAAGCTGCTCTCCACCACTGGGTGGTACAGGCTCTCCTGCACCATCAGGGGAGGCAGGGAGGCACAGGTGCCCAGCGCTGTTGAGGAAGTCTCTCTCTTGGGCAAGTTCCGTCCTCGTTGAATTTCTTCCTCTATTTTCGGCTCCCTGGAGCCCCCAGCATTGTCCTTCATGGTTTGCTGCTTTACCCAAGGTTGGTTGACCACTGGTTCCATGCAAAATTCTCTTAGCTCTGGCAGCTTGACCTCACCAGCAGCTGTAGATTGCTGAGAACTTCTGCTgattttcagtctgttttcagcGTCTGAGCTGCAGCAGTGCTGAGCCTGTACGCTGTCTCTCTCAACAGGGGTGCCTGAAGGCTGGTCGGGAGCGGGGGGTCTTGAGGCTGGGTCCGGAGAGGCCTTTCCCAGATCCTTACAGTCCTTCCTTGTCTGCACCCCCACAGCCTTCTCCCCGGTGACAGCTGCTTCCGGAAGCTGGAGAGCAGCAACCAGAGATTTCTTTAGCTCTCCGTTCGTTTCAGGATGCACAGACTGCCCTCTTTGTGTCCCTTTCGCAAGGTCAGCGGTGCAGTATCCCCAGTCAGCCTGGGGGGAAGGCGGTGGGAAAGAAGCTGTATTGCACTCGTTCACTTTGTTCTGAGGGTGAGCCTGTAAGTCCCTTTCAGCCGAATCACCCTCAGCTGAGGCAATGAGCTCATGTCTGTGCTGCGATGTTGGCAGCAACTGGTTGACGTCAGGGGGTGGTCTGGCGTTGTGACGTCCTCCGGCGAGGTGTTCTGGCAGCCACTCTGTCGCTGTTGCGGTCTCTGTTGCCGGTGTCCTGCTGGCAGGCCGGGCTGGCACTCCGAAACCAGTgctccctcctctcttctcattcccctctctcccttctctctcactccctcCTGCTTCCAGTCTTTTGCCGCTCTCTTCCTCACTGTTACATCCTGGTGGCTTGGTAGGAGAGACGTCACTCTGGTCCTCTATACAGAGCGAGTCCctctccacccccctcccctcagcCAGCGAGTGAACGTTGCTCTCTGGGGAGCTCTTCGGCAGCCCGCCCTCTCCCTtcgccccctccctctccgccGAGCTGTGTGGCATTTCGATGTAGCTGCCTGCCGATGGGTAGCTGTCGGACTCCGCCAAAGCAGATGAACAGTCGCTCTTTGCAGAGATTAACAAAGGGTCTTGGTGTACAGCTAGAATGATTTCTGTCGGTTCTGCTGCCGCTGAGCTCCGAGGCACAATTAATTCCCGTGTACCTGCTACCGTTTGTGAATTGGCTGCCTTGGCCGTTCCCTCGGACGAATCGCatccctccttctctcccttCCCTTTTATCGTTTCAGGCTCCGTGGGTGTTGTCAGTGGCAACGCAGCAGCGGCCGCTGAAGCCACTTCAAGGACACTATCCACCCCTGCGTTTCCAGAGCCCAGAGGGAGCACTTTCTCCTGTCCCATGTGAACGCCTGCATTTATTCCCCCGCAACTGTCGGGATGGAGGTTGGTCTCGGACACACTTCGATCCATCACCACAACAGATGTCGT harbors:
- the tacc2 gene encoding uncharacterized protein tacc2 isoform X1, giving the protein MEPVVNQPWVKQQTMKDNAGGSREPKIEEEIQRGRNLPKRETSSTALGTCASLPPLMVQESLYHPVVESSFTFQEFFSLKNPELPPVPPTEAAPPAAARDPELKDMKDAVQESSQANAAVMEPVLPSITGEPLVAPKLTDPKQQDNKADAAVTDDTVPVTLTAFDQPIDACELTLKDPVQPCNDVLTVFAETLPLSLRVSDEPIGASKSKIKDPEDIKDHVQKSNDLDAMQTESLPLSVAVSSHLVDANEVNLKGTKDSDQQSNKANAVVAETAPVSVAVSDQPANASASNLRDLKDPVQESKNPDAAVSLSLIADAGEPEPKDLKDPFQQCNQEDLVIETLPLSVPDQLCDTNESELKGLKRSVEQTNTNAVLVELSILPPLVPDPASVSSKPELNDFKHNIQQSSQEEAVVAEPIQELKRVVDPAASCSILGLEDHEHFVQQRSQAEGVEPEVDEVRDETERDSAVMEHIDAKEVTLLSDERATFDPKNKVASDTLSNEKWKKNSDIGLMPTADQIESEKEAIQRPEVKDTGDSKEATKTGGWDLNRETVSAAKEEHTRIIKGDSPGLVDKDQSEKMSTSILLALCDASPKSDLIELEKNKSFTTSPASPQIADDDLHRETSTGASTELTSPTFRDESAGAKHSGEHGVIISENPPIKLHNLVDNVRTACDVTTADVPTDSKMEVSVLMQSEFCIASPVTAKSETPASSSLTTLGPLLCPQDLLSDCELTSLHMDTVHQEKTHEAVACSSNVENGKEEIPPTSPQEASSLHHTNLSAFLSPSHNGTSNDGRNKGEHADSFSTESYLVTPPLADQPDRATVRRDQVRQEVTISAAVLSGSERDELGKEKQAEQINSTKASVPQTSQGGISSKTEPELPVPKKEKGGVEVKLFSTSVVESKSVSKPVCEDVGLEVTGVLDKRSDPNLIHSSKSNALTINPLSSVLTTEPLSVEPITEPDLTTDSIRTALDKNTGSPQTKPELEPKTPAATIPLSSGPEILPLNPITLSKAGLFSARLDHIPDPPVLKPSETSQDVEADVLSTHPESLSAEKDLLIETHGAGDVMCKPLSAQAQSAELLNAPDLNVGHISTKGEPGGDEPPKSAIDIKPEVPYSSAPSILLEKKTEKDSQLEIQETQRELCAEEEKEAAAAAHTHREFGEIHTQEKYEDRSDPRLAPAGVGLSDSIASQNEGLSGDLHMSLDQDCSSGTICMDYSQSQSTTLPPCLLQQLGSSKQREGTFNNDPGKCNQGEEPGASTLQERVDPRQDITVVISNYKLQEGSSQDKAEPLPDVNTIPVTVSGLVLGEVVGNAEGACNRYPSDMLSFSSGVRAQTLNGVRESMGSGTIPSVSATDKLAVNEIEEKGQGTVTEDSEEITLTLEGNAAPTVHMSPLSCIKGQECSIFESQEEACTLEEAMETPLEDFMVPSGQARDSLTLSDHLILKNASVTPYADIDGGDQECLKPHTDLKKQPGATAAALQLPECSTWPLTMSEFSVDCGHPSKDEEVISSPVGVSGLYVEGDHADNTTEPGQSAVQPLFMEGQLHTHNDSLAENNETVLNSTRQGVQEVEISDPGPWSCHRDLGSPTKLHSKEGDSMKKEAKLVLPAEAGKTFSLDSHELQECPVSSEAQQETCHASGGKEVLSSAPWAEGGKGEQLENRSPDGTWEERDSPEAPSGLSVGAPPPAETLTSSREQGPPPTNVSQKEPVPGSPGFPVHWQGSGSLTADCSSACLALHSKAGLVHGSGSFERVLEASSLPETEGSKGNLEAAPEQGRDASGYSVTEVTDNSRHADRIQQTEVTSEDTGCLVESLRHAAALAQNELPHEHIKEFSHLSPIQLAASPTADLEFSTPSEEKATPLGKEEERPVSRCSLIGQSEAGDPTPDLPDPLEKQSLQPPLPAYLLQDGVDFPTPPPTPPERCSSSPPSSGPPEPRTPSPAFPAPDLPPTLCVDVPEAHPSLPPTRSSDSDGAFETPESTTPVKAAPPPLPPPEPDAQSLQLPSEDTGFCSDSASVTDVPLTEPVPESPSFSPPCRSNSTVFDEDKPIASSGTYNLDLLAAEPFPDTALSPGSKADDSGCRRRSTDSLPQGRCPLTRSLSLQAGELDGPDEGSVEGVPGKLPAEVFSIGTESAPGTLRKTRKPRPASLKKKPLSRQSSSTEAEKKAKPRPESPPQAREEEEEQEGASTVTSPGGTLRKDKTKTKFGSPASSPKEAEQPTPASPVHPPAPVSPPVPDEESPIPPKASYNWDPDNFEGIDPFRTGGSKVPNSPVLCRKGTSFTSAADPPDPPEEPAPPALPSPPVPAAVIPHEEQPLNKRQSVRLEFDYSEEGGEGGRETTPPPKRLGKKPGAKMPLRKPKPGVRKPPPPDEPLDNASTAVQPSENNDDILIPKATYGFDPSKWEDPNFNPFSSKSGIPNSPRLPRTGYNFDPDSFDDSIDPFKTSNKMGNSPPKSSTTSFEVSADDNDNDSIRDLEDLNQNKPAKKKKTPLKSMFGDSTSLCCLFNTFRVKKSPKRSSMSETSSQEQTPLSTPDTPPVMPQDEHATDEEKLASSSNQKWAALQGVETELTSHPQDYPQPSDLTAFVNENSLGSQMHVQDYEIEYMEKIGSSSPPLSVKKPSLYLKLDSVTDSPAKSSCTRDSEPSSPCTGSFEEMEAQISAGGKSPVLSSSRGAPELAGTEKSRKRENESLGHAPGAERDGVTPSQDPEDPNNSLLLDRLAESGGPLHYMEPDLAETNPTAFAQKLQEELVLAALRIEALQVAQKISQSPSLPTVDLEHQREVMSPAESTVSKGSLYSRTGYSEGDASPYLPRDLDHSLGIAREEIVTKEKEVAEWQRKYEDSRQEVVEMRRIVAEYEKTIAQMIGMPEDEQREKSLSHHTIQQLIVEKDQALADLNSVEKSLADLFRRYEKMKDVLEGFRKNEEVLKKCAQEYLSRIRKEEQRYQALKIHAEEKLDKANADIAQVRAKAKQEQAAYQASLRKEQMKVESLERTLEQKNKEIEELTKICDELISKMGKS